Proteins from a genomic interval of Polaribacter sp. Q13:
- the hisA gene encoding 1-(5-phosphoribosyl)-5-[(5-phosphoribosylamino)methylideneamino]imidazole-4-carboxamide isomerase produces the protein MRIIPAIDIIDGKCVRLTKGDYNTKKIYNENPLEVAKEFEAAGIEYLHVVDLDGAKASEIINYKVLEQIASKTNLKIDFGGGLKSDKDLEIAFNSGANQITGGSIAVKNAEIFESWIKKYGSEKIILGADFYPDTTGGKIATNGWQEESSLELIPFIADYQKKGIQYIICTDISKDGMLQGPSFDIYQQILSEVKNVKLIASGGISAFDELPKLAENGCEGVIIGKAIYENKISLKQLEQFILKK, from the coding sequence ATGAGAATAATACCAGCAATAGATATTATAGACGGAAAATGTGTTCGTTTAACAAAAGGAGATTATAACACAAAGAAAATTTATAACGAAAATCCGTTAGAAGTTGCCAAAGAATTTGAAGCTGCGGGAATCGAATATTTGCATGTGGTAGATTTAGATGGTGCAAAAGCAAGTGAAATTATCAACTATAAAGTATTAGAGCAAATTGCTTCTAAAACGAATTTGAAAATTGATTTTGGTGGTGGTTTAAAATCTGATAAAGATTTAGAAATTGCTTTTAATTCTGGAGCGAATCAAATTACTGGAGGAAGTATTGCTGTTAAAAATGCAGAAATTTTTGAAAGTTGGATTAAAAAATATGGTTCAGAAAAAATTATTTTAGGTGCCGATTTTTATCCTGATACAACAGGAGGAAAGATTGCTACGAATGGATGGCAAGAAGAAAGTTCTTTAGAGTTGATTCCTTTTATTGCCGATTATCAAAAAAAAGGAATTCAGTATATTATTTGTACAGATATTTCTAAAGACGGCATGCTACAAGGACCAAGTTTCGATATCTATCAACAGATTTTATCCGAAGTAAAAAACGTAAAACTAATTGCTTCTGGTGGAATTTCTGCTTTTGATGAATTGCCTAAATTGGCAGAAAATGGTTGTGAAGGTGTTATTATTGGAAAAGCAATTTATGAGAATAAAATCAGCTTAAAACAGTTGGAGCAATTTATATTAAAAAAATAG
- a CDS encoding RidA family protein, with the protein MARKLISSGSPFEDVMGYSRAVVEGDWVFVSGTTGFNYENMTIADDVVNQTEQCFKNIKAVLEQAGSSLDKIVRITYILPTASDFELTLPVLKKYMGNVKPAATVFSAALIDEKMKIEIQVTALNK; encoded by the coding sequence ATGGCAAGAAAATTAATAAGTTCGGGTTCTCCTTTTGAGGATGTAATGGGCTATTCAAGAGCAGTAGTAGAAGGAGATTGGGTTTTTGTATCTGGAACAACAGGTTTTAATTATGAAAATATGACCATTGCAGATGATGTTGTCAATCAAACTGAGCAATGTTTTAAAAATATTAAGGCTGTTTTAGAGCAAGCGGGTTCTAGTTTAGATAAAATTGTACGAATTACTTATATTTTACCAACAGCGTCTGATTTTGAATTAACATTACCGGTTTTAAAAAAATATATGGGAAATGTGAAACCAGCAGCTACCGTTTTTTCTGCAGCTTTAATTGATGAAAAAATGAAAATTGAAATTCAAGTTACTGCTTTAAATAAATAA
- the hisH gene encoding imidazole glycerol phosphate synthase subunit HisH produces MKLVIIDYGAGNIKSIQFAFKRLGVDAVLSDNIDEIRAADKVIFPGVGEASSAMKMLQESGLDKVIPSLKQPVLGICLGMQLMCRSSSEGDTKGLGIFDVVVKKFSKAVKVPQMGWNVVYDLKSDLFKGIKEKEFMYLVHSFYAENCDEAIATTDYEFEYASALQKDNFYGTQFHPEKSGVEGSKILQNFLNL; encoded by the coding sequence ATGAAATTAGTCATTATAGATTACGGAGCAGGAAACATAAAAAGTATTCAGTTTGCGTTTAAACGTTTAGGAGTAGATGCTGTTTTATCAGATAATATTGATGAAATAAGAGCTGCGGATAAAGTGATTTTCCCTGGAGTTGGAGAAGCAAGTTCTGCTATGAAAATGTTGCAAGAGAGCGGATTAGACAAAGTGATTCCTTCTTTAAAACAACCTGTTTTAGGGATTTGTTTAGGAATGCAATTAATGTGCAGATCTTCGTCTGAAGGAGATACAAAAGGATTGGGGATTTTTGATGTAGTTGTAAAGAAGTTTTCTAAAGCAGTAAAAGTTCCGCAAATGGGGTGGAATGTTGTTTATGATTTAAAATCTGATTTATTTAAAGGCATTAAAGAAAAAGAATTTATGTACTTAGTGCATAGTTTTTATGCAGAAAATTGTGATGAAGCGATTGCAACAACCGATTATGAATTTGAATATGCATCTGCATTGCAAAAAGATAATTTTTACGGTACACAATTTCACCCAGAAAAGAGTGGTGTAGAAGGAAGTAAGATTTTACAAAACTTCTTAAATTTATAA
- the hisB gene encoding bifunctional histidinol-phosphatase/imidazoleglycerol-phosphate dehydratase HisB — protein sequence MKKVLFIDRDGTLVLEPPVDYQLDSLEKLEFYPKVFRYMARIAEELDYELVMVTNQDGLGTDSFPEDTFWPAQNKVLSAFEKEGVVFSDVCIDKTFPHENAETRKPRTGLLTKYFSEEYDLANSFVLGDRITDMELAKNLGAKGIFLSEDPELGADEIETSKQKILDCIALTSTDWKTIYEFLKLEDRVSEITRNTNETKIYIKLNLDGSGKNDISTGVKFFDHMLDQIGRHGAMDLTVKVDGDLEVDEHHTIEDTMIALGELFNKALGNKLGIERYGFCLPMDDCLAQAAVDFGGRPWLVWEADFKREMIGDMPTEMFLHLFKSFTDGARCNLNIKAEGANEHHKIEGIFKAFAKAMKMAVKRDANKMFLPSTKGVL from the coding sequence ATGAAAAAAGTATTATTTATAGACAGAGATGGAACTTTAGTATTAGAACCGCCTGTAGATTATCAATTAGATAGTTTAGAAAAGTTAGAGTTTTATCCGAAGGTTTTTCGTTACATGGCAAGAATTGCCGAAGAATTAGATTACGAATTGGTGATGGTAACCAATCAAGATGGATTGGGTACAGACTCTTTTCCAGAAGATACTTTTTGGCCAGCACAAAATAAAGTTCTATCTGCTTTTGAAAAAGAAGGTGTTGTTTTTTCTGATGTTTGTATCGATAAAACGTTTCCACATGAAAATGCAGAAACACGCAAGCCAAGAACAGGTTTGTTAACCAAGTATTTTTCTGAGGAATATGATTTGGCAAACTCTTTTGTTTTAGGTGATCGAATTACCGACATGGAATTGGCTAAGAATTTAGGAGCAAAAGGAATCTTTTTATCTGAAGATCCAGAATTAGGTGCAGACGAAATTGAAACTTCTAAACAAAAAATTTTAGATTGTATCGCTTTAACTTCCACAGATTGGAAAACCATTTATGAGTTTTTAAAATTAGAAGATAGAGTATCCGAAATTACTAGAAATACCAATGAAACTAAGATTTACATCAAACTAAATTTAGACGGTTCTGGTAAAAATGATATTTCTACAGGAGTTAAGTTTTTCGACCACATGTTAGATCAAATTGGTCGTCATGGTGCTATGGATTTAACAGTAAAAGTGGATGGAGATTTAGAGGTTGATGAGCATCACACTATAGAAGATACCATGATTGCTTTGGGTGAGTTGTTCAACAAAGCATTAGGAAATAAATTAGGTATTGAGCGTTACGGATTCTGTTTGCCAATGGACGATTGTTTAGCGCAAGCAGCTGTTGACTTCGGTGGAAGACCTTGGTTGGTTTGGGAAGCTGATTTTAAACGTGAAATGATTGGAGATATGCCAACAGAAATGTTTTTACATTTGTTTAAATCGTTTACAGACGGTGCAAGATGTAACTTAAATATTAAGGCAGAAGGAGCAAACGAGCATCATAAAATAGAAGGAATTTTTAAAGCTTTTGCAAAAGCAATGAAAATGGCGGTTAAAAGAGATGCAAACAAGATGTTTTTACCATCAACAAAAGGTGTGTTATAA
- the hisC gene encoding histidinol-phosphate transaminase, whose amino-acid sequence MKTNFNINNLVRENIKSLKPYSSARDEYKDANTTEMIFLDANENPFENGVNRYPDPQQNKVKDLLSEIKGIDKENILLGNGSDEVLDLIYRAFCEPNKDNVITLPPTYGMYAVLANINAIENRTVLLSDGDFQPKVSQILKEADANSKILFLCSPNNPTGNSFSVESVRELLTKFNGLVVIDEAYIDFSEQKSWLEKLAQFPNLIITQTLSKAFGLAGIRLGVCYASKEIIKILNNIKPPYNVNELTQQRAIVRLQKIDEVENEISQLISERKRLKKELEGCDSYIEKVYPSDGNFLLLKVDDANKRYQQLIEYGVVIRNRTTQPLCENTLRISVGICEENQRLLRALKAIK is encoded by the coding sequence ATGAAAACAAACTTTAACATCAACAACTTAGTTAGAGAAAACATTAAATCTCTAAAACCATATTCCTCTGCAAGAGATGAGTATAAAGATGCCAATACTACCGAAATGATTTTCTTAGACGCTAATGAAAATCCTTTCGAAAATGGTGTCAATAGGTATCCAGATCCACAACAAAATAAAGTGAAAGATTTGTTGTCAGAAATTAAAGGAATCGATAAAGAAAATATTCTTTTAGGAAATGGAAGTGATGAGGTTTTAGATCTAATTTATAGAGCATTTTGCGAGCCTAATAAAGACAATGTAATTACATTGCCTCCTACTTATGGTATGTATGCTGTGTTGGCAAACATTAATGCAATAGAAAATAGAACGGTGTTGTTAAGTGATGGTGATTTTCAACCAAAAGTGAGTCAGATTTTAAAGGAAGCAGATGCAAATAGTAAAATTTTGTTTTTGTGTTCTCCAAACAATCCTACGGGAAATAGCTTTTCTGTTGAATCGGTTAGAGAATTGCTAACTAAGTTTAATGGTTTAGTGGTTATAGATGAAGCGTATATCGATTTTTCTGAGCAAAAAAGCTGGTTAGAAAAGTTGGCGCAATTTCCTAATTTAATCATTACACAAACTTTATCTAAAGCCTTTGGTTTGGCGGGAATTCGTTTAGGAGTTTGTTATGCATCCAAAGAAATTATTAAAATTTTAAATAACATAAAGCCGCCTTATAATGTAAATGAATTAACCCAACAAAGAGCAATTGTGCGATTGCAAAAAATAGATGAAGTTGAAAATGAAATTTCGCAGTTGATAAGTGAGAGAAAAAGACTTAAAAAAGAATTGGAAGGTTGTGATAGTTATATTGAAAAGGTATATCCATCAGATGGTAATTTTTTGTTGTTAAAGGTAGATGACGCTAATAAACGTTACCAACAATTAATTGAATATGGTGTAGTAATAAGAAATAGAACAACTCAACCTTTATGTGAAAATACGTTGCGTATAAGTGTTGGGATTTGTGAAGAAAATCAAAGATTATTAAGAGCTTTAAAGGCAATAAAATAA
- the hisD gene encoding histidinol dehydrogenase — protein MNTIINPSKKDWSQILERPTKTVDDIEGVVNEVFADIKANGDAAIHKYTAKFDGVSLENNIVSLNEIEEAISLVSNELKDAIILAKENITKFHTAQKTEKVFVETANGVQCWQEKRPIQKVGLYIPGGTAPLFSTVLMLAIPAQIAGCKEIVLCSPPNKEGKIHPAILFAANLCGVTKIIKVGGIQAIAGYTFGTETVPKVYKIFGPGNQFVTVAKQLSTKHGVAIDMPAGPSELLVVADDSANASYVASDLLSQAEHGADSQVILVSTSKELIKEVSLEIEKQLLDLSRKEIAQKAIDNSKSIFVANDEIALELINEYGPEHFIVCTNNNDFYIDNIENAGSVFIGNYTPESAGDYASGTNHTLPTNGFSKSYSGVNLDSFTKSITFQKISKEGIQTIGKSIELMAAAEGLDAHKNAVSIRLKDLN, from the coding sequence ATGAATACAATAATAAATCCATCAAAAAAAGATTGGTCTCAAATTTTAGAGAGACCAACAAAAACAGTTGATGATATTGAAGGAGTCGTAAATGAGGTTTTTGCAGATATCAAAGCAAATGGAGATGCTGCAATTCATAAATACACTGCAAAGTTTGATGGTGTTTCTTTAGAAAATAATATTGTTTCTCTTAATGAAATAGAAGAAGCAATTTCATTAGTTTCTAACGAATTAAAAGACGCAATTATTCTTGCAAAAGAAAATATTACCAAGTTTCATACAGCACAAAAAACGGAAAAAGTTTTTGTAGAAACGGCAAACGGAGTACAATGTTGGCAAGAAAAAAGACCAATTCAAAAAGTTGGTTTGTATATTCCTGGCGGAACAGCACCTTTGTTTTCTACAGTTTTAATGTTGGCTATACCTGCTCAAATTGCAGGTTGTAAAGAAATTGTGTTATGTTCTCCTCCAAATAAGGAAGGAAAAATTCATCCAGCAATTTTGTTTGCTGCAAATCTTTGTGGAGTTACAAAAATTATAAAAGTTGGCGGAATTCAGGCAATTGCAGGGTATACATTTGGTACAGAAACAGTGCCGAAAGTGTACAAAATATTCGGACCAGGAAATCAGTTTGTAACAGTTGCTAAACAATTGTCTACCAAACACGGTGTTGCTATTGATATGCCAGCAGGTCCAAGTGAATTATTAGTAGTTGCAGATGATTCTGCAAATGCTAGTTACGTAGCTTCAGATTTATTAAGTCAGGCAGAACACGGTGCAGACAGTCAGGTAATTTTGGTGTCAACATCAAAAGAACTAATAAAAGAAGTTTCTTTAGAAATAGAAAAACAACTTTTAGATCTATCTAGAAAAGAAATTGCTCAAAAAGCAATTGATAATTCGAAGTCTATTTTTGTTGCCAATGATGAAATTGCGCTAGAGTTGATAAACGAATATGGCCCAGAGCACTTTATTGTATGTACAAATAATAACGATTTTTATATAGATAATATAGAAAATGCAGGTTCTGTTTTTATTGGTAATTATACGCCAGAAAGTGCAGGAGATTATGCATCTGGAACCAATCATACATTACCTACAAACGGATTTTCAAAATCATATTCTGGTGTAAATTTAGATAGTTTTACTAAAAGTATTACGTTTCAGAAAATATCTAAAGAAGGGATACAAACTATTGGTAAATCAATAGAATTAATGGCAGCTGCAGAAGGATTGGATGCGCATAAAAATGCAGTTTCAATTCGCTTAAAGGATTTAAATTAG
- the hisG gene encoding ATP phosphoribosyltransferase encodes MSNLRIAVQKSGRLNEDSMRILKDIGISIDNGKDQLKAAARNFPVEVFYLRNGDIPQYLKDGVVDAAIIGENVLIEKGADIEFVERLGFSKCKVSIAVPKDSDANSLKDLDGKRIATSYPETVKKFLKEKNIKADIHVINGSVEIAPNIGLADGICDIVSSGSTLFKNGLKEVEVLLKSEAVLAVSSKISAERRAILEKIQFRIQSVLKGQNSKYVLLNAPNDKLENILKLLPGMRSPTVLPLAEKGWSSVHTVISKNEFWEIIDELKANGAEGILVCPIEKMVL; translated from the coding sequence ATGAGTAATTTAAGAATTGCAGTACAAAAATCAGGAAGATTAAATGAAGATTCAATGAGAATCTTAAAAGACATTGGTATTTCTATAGACAATGGTAAAGATCAATTAAAAGCAGCTGCAAGAAATTTTCCTGTTGAGGTTTTCTATTTAAGAAACGGAGATATTCCTCAATATTTAAAAGATGGAGTAGTAGATGCAGCCATTATTGGAGAGAATGTTTTAATAGAAAAAGGAGCAGATATTGAGTTTGTAGAACGTTTAGGTTTTTCTAAATGTAAGGTTTCTATTGCAGTACCTAAAGATTCTGATGCAAATTCGTTAAAAGATTTAGACGGAAAAAGAATTGCAACTTCGTATCCAGAAACAGTAAAGAAATTTTTAAAAGAAAAAAATATTAAAGCAGACATACACGTTATTAATGGTTCTGTAGAAATTGCCCCAAATATAGGATTGGCAGACGGAATTTGTGATATTGTTTCTAGTGGAAGTACTCTATTTAAAAATGGTTTAAAAGAGGTTGAGGTTTTACTAAAATCAGAAGCTGTTTTGGCGGTTTCTTCTAAAATATCAGCAGAAAGAAGAGCTATTTTAGAGAAAATTCAATTTAGAATTCAGTCAGTTTTAAAAGGACAAAATTCTAAATATGTGTTGTTAAATGCACCTAATGATAAATTAGAAAATATTTTAAAATTATTACCAGGTATGAGAAGTCCTACCGTTTTGCCATTGGCAGAAAAAGGTTGGAGTTCTGTGCACACTGTAATTAGCAAAAACGAATTTTGGGAAATAATCGATGAGTTAAAAGCCAACGGAGCAGAAGGTATTTTAGTGTGCCCTATAGAAAAAATGGTGCTTTAA
- the ttcA gene encoding tRNA 2-thiocytidine(32) synthetase TtcA — protein sequence MENIKQVTKKLQRAVAEAIQQFTMIAEGDKIMVCLSGGKDSYAMLNMLLYFQKVAPISFDIVAVNLDQKQPGFPEEVLPTYLSNLKVDYKIIEKNTYKIVMDKTPEGKTTCSLCSRLRRGTLYEAAKDLGCNKLALGHHRNDIIETFFLNFFFAGKMETMPPKFKNDAGDIVVLRPLAFCKESDIEEYANFMDFPIIPCNLCGSQENLQRQNVKQMIADWETEFPNRNAIMMNALQNVFPSHLLDKNLYDFENLESKIPKNSLTD from the coding sequence ATGGAAAACATTAAACAGGTTACAAAAAAACTACAGCGTGCAGTTGCAGAAGCTATTCAACAATTTACGATGATTGCTGAAGGAGATAAAATTATGGTTTGTCTTTCTGGCGGAAAAGATAGTTATGCCATGCTGAATATGTTATTGTATTTTCAGAAAGTAGCGCCTATTTCTTTTGATATTGTAGCGGTTAATTTAGACCAGAAACAACCTGGTTTTCCAGAGGAAGTATTACCTACTTATTTAAGTAATCTAAAGGTTGATTATAAAATTATAGAAAAAAACACCTATAAAATTGTAATGGATAAAACGCCCGAAGGTAAAACAACTTGTAGTTTATGTTCTCGTTTGCGAAGAGGAACTTTATATGAAGCTGCCAAAGACTTAGGTTGTAATAAATTGGCTTTAGGACATCATAGAAATGATATTATAGAAACCTTTTTCTTAAACTTCTTTTTTGCAGGAAAAATGGAAACCATGCCTCCTAAATTTAAAAATGACGCTGGTGACATTGTTGTTTTAAGACCATTGGCTTTTTGTAAAGAAAGTGACATAGAAGAATATGCGAACTTTATGGACTTCCCTATTATTCCTTGTAACTTATGTGGATCTCAAGAGAATTTACAACGCCAAAATGTAAAACAAATGATAGCCGATTGGGAAACTGAATTCCCAAATAGAAATGCTATTATGATGAATGCCTTGCAAAACGTATTTCCTTCTCACCTTCTAGATAAAAACTTATATGATTTTGAAAATTTGGAATCTAAAATACCCAAAAATTCTTTAACCGATTAA
- a CDS encoding heavy-metal-associated domain-containing protein yields the protein MSLLSNNVIPGNHGKVFETNVVDNYDLQRIKNDLLLVDGIKDVLIDAQKFPKEFTVHTTKLLAIKEIEAVVLHLGFHAIERALFKL from the coding sequence ATGAGCCTTCTATCAAACAATGTGATTCCTGGAAATCACGGAAAAGTATTCGAAACAAACGTAGTAGATAATTACGATTTACAAAGAATAAAAAATGATTTATTGCTTGTAGACGGAATTAAAGATGTACTTATTGATGCACAAAAATTTCCAAAAGAGTTTACTGTGCATACAACAAAATTATTAGCTATTAAAGAAATTGAAGCTGTTGTGTTACATTTAGGTTTTCATGCAATAGAGAGAGCCCTTTTTAAGCTTTAA
- a CDS encoding LacI family DNA-binding transcriptional regulator, which produces MNKKVTFKEVAELAGVSTQTVSRVTNGGKGVNLDTLKKVQEAIDQLGYVPNKGAQLLVRKKAKIFGIITLEMTMEGASSIVNGIRLESEKAGYAVSIAVSNSEEKNLEKAIRELKSQQVDVVFVNLPVQKDLAEILVAKHEHLPFLFIDVSPEANVSQVAADHYKGAALIAELMLKQGRKRFALLNGPAHSHAANLRKQAWLDVLQASEVEIVTVETGDWSAKSGYDEATKVLLQPQEIDTLLVGNDQMALGALRACAEQKYAVPEQIAVTGFDDTINSAYYNPPLTTVHQNFLEIGKQAVKQILIQLKNESNISKMVIPVQLIERQSTMSVKENLNSVKEIKDLLQKIQTLLPNS; this is translated from the coding sequence ATGAATAAAAAGGTGACATTTAAGGAAGTTGCAGAATTAGCAGGGGTTTCTACTCAAACAGTCTCTAGAGTTACTAACGGAGGAAAAGGAGTGAATTTAGATACCTTAAAAAAAGTTCAGGAAGCAATTGATCAATTAGGGTATGTACCAAATAAAGGAGCGCAACTATTGGTGCGTAAAAAAGCAAAAATTTTTGGGATCATAACACTAGAAATGACCATGGAAGGTGCTTCTAGTATTGTAAACGGAATTCGATTAGAAAGTGAAAAGGCAGGCTATGCGGTATCTATTGCTGTTTCAAATTCTGAAGAGAAAAACTTAGAAAAAGCCATACGAGAGTTAAAGTCTCAACAAGTAGACGTTGTATTTGTAAATTTACCCGTGCAAAAAGATTTGGCGGAAATCTTAGTAGCGAAACATGAGCATTTACCTTTTTTGTTTATTGATGTTTCTCCTGAAGCAAACGTGAGTCAGGTTGCTGCAGATCATTACAAAGGCGCTGCGTTAATTGCAGAGTTAATGTTGAAACAAGGAAGAAAAAGATTTGCGCTTTTAAATGGACCCGCTCATTCGCACGCTGCAAATTTAAGAAAACAAGCATGGTTAGATGTTTTACAAGCCTCTGAGGTAGAAATTGTAACTGTAGAAACAGGAGATTGGAGTGCTAAAAGTGGGTATGATGAAGCCACAAAAGTACTCTTGCAGCCTCAAGAAATAGATACTTTATTAGTAGGGAATGATCAAATGGCATTGGGTGCTTTAAGGGCTTGTGCAGAGCAAAAATATGCCGTACCAGAGCAAATAGCAGTAACGGGTTTTGATGATACTATAAATAGTGCGTATTACAATCCGCCGTTAACAACCGTTCATCAAAATTTTTTAGAAATAGGGAAACAAGCTGTAAAGCAAATTTTGATACAGTTAAAAAATGAAAGTAATATTTCTAAAATGGTAATTCCAGTTCAGTTAATAGAAAGACAAAGTACGATGTCTGTAAAAGAAAATTTAAATTCTGTAAAAGAAATTAAAGATTTACTTCAAAAAATACAAACACTTTTACCGAATAGTTAG
- a CDS encoding glycoside hydrolase family 97 protein → MKNTFSIMAAALLILFGASVMSAADKKIIVKSPDGKTQAQVTVGKSIYYTISQDGVQVLEPSQLSMTLSDGTIWGLGSKIKNIKTAKVNDVINAHFYKSKTVKDEYNTVTITFNDHWSLEFRAYNDGVAYRFASTKKGSYEVVSEQAQYKFAHDVETTVPYVYSPGTMEHQLFQSFENQYTRSKISDLDKNRLMFLPLSIESKNQKRITITESDLRNYPGMYLTTSIGKNTMNAFFAPLRDDVEEHAGYNNLQVIVKSRHPFIAKVNAPRSFPWRAAIVTRNDVELANTTMSYKLAAKNVIGDTSWIKPGKVAWDWWNNWNLEGVDFKAGIDNRTYKYYIDFASKNGIEYVILDEGWSVNKVYDLMQVVPEIDIKELVEYGKERNVDIILWAGYYAFDKDMEEVCKHYSEMGVKGFKVDFMNGDDQELVYFNERSAQMCAKYKLIVDLHGTYKPAGLQRTYPNILNFEGVHGLEQMKWQPKECDQVTYDVTFPFIRMISGPVDYTQGAMNNAVKALNTITNEVETQYAPNFSKPMSQGTRTHQFAEYVIFFSPLNMLCDTPTNYEKNPVSTEFIASIPTTWDETITVDGKIGEYIITARRKGNDWYIGGLNNWDAREITINIKEITGKSGSATVLKDGPNADMNGIDFVKKTENIKDTFTVRMAPGGGFVVKI, encoded by the coding sequence ATGAAAAATACATTTTCAATAATGGCAGCAGCATTATTAATTCTTTTTGGCGCGTCTGTTATGTCTGCAGCAGATAAAAAAATAATCGTAAAATCTCCTGATGGAAAAACACAGGCGCAGGTAACGGTAGGTAAATCTATCTATTACACTATTTCACAAGACGGAGTGCAGGTATTAGAGCCTTCTCAACTTTCTATGACCTTGTCTGATGGAACTATCTGGGGACTTGGTTCTAAAATAAAGAACATTAAAACAGCGAAAGTAAATGACGTAATCAATGCTCATTTTTACAAATCTAAAACGGTAAAAGATGAATACAATACTGTAACTATAACGTTTAATGATCATTGGAGTTTAGAGTTTAGAGCTTATAATGATGGTGTTGCGTATCGTTTTGCTTCAACAAAAAAAGGAAGTTATGAAGTGGTGAGTGAGCAGGCACAATATAAGTTTGCGCACGATGTAGAAACTACAGTACCGTATGTGTATTCTCCGGGAACTATGGAACATCAACTTTTTCAATCTTTTGAAAATCAATACACACGTTCTAAAATTTCTGATTTAGATAAAAATAGGTTAATGTTTTTGCCTTTAAGTATCGAATCTAAAAATCAAAAACGTATTACCATTACAGAAAGTGATTTAAGAAATTATCCAGGAATGTACTTAACCACAAGTATTGGTAAAAATACAATGAATGCTTTTTTTGCGCCTTTAAGAGATGATGTAGAAGAACACGCAGGGTATAATAATCTTCAGGTAATTGTAAAAAGTAGACATCCTTTTATTGCGAAAGTAAATGCACCACGTAGTTTTCCTTGGAGAGCGGCAATTGTAACAAGAAATGATGTGGAATTGGCAAATACAACGATGTCTTACAAATTAGCTGCTAAAAATGTAATTGGTGATACAAGTTGGATTAAACCAGGAAAAGTTGCTTGGGATTGGTGGAATAACTGGAATTTAGAAGGTGTAGATTTTAAAGCGGGTATAGATAATAGAACGTATAAATATTATATCGATTTTGCTTCAAAAAATGGCATTGAATATGTAATTTTAGATGAAGGTTGGTCGGTTAATAAAGTATACGATTTAATGCAGGTTGTTCCTGAAATTGATATCAAAGAACTAGTTGAATATGGAAAAGAACGTAATGTAGATATTATTCTTTGGGCTGGTTATTATGCTTTTGACAAAGATATGGAAGAGGTTTGTAAGCATTATAGTGAAATGGGCGTAAAAGGTTTTAAGGTCGATTTTATGAATGGTGATGATCAGGAATTGGTGTATTTTAACGAGCGTTCTGCGCAAATGTGTGCAAAATATAAATTGATTGTAGATCTTCATGGAACTTATAAACCAGCAGGTTTACAACGTACCTATCCAAATATTTTAAATTTTGAAGGAGTGCATGGTTTAGAGCAAATGAAATGGCAACCAAAAGAATGTGATCAGGTTACCTATGATGTTACGTTTCCGTTTATCAGAATGATTTCTGGACCTGTAGATTATACGCAAGGTGCTATGAATAATGCGGTAAAGGCTTTAAATACTATTACCAATGAAGTAGAAACTCAATATGCTCCTAACTTCTCAAAACCAATGAGTCAAGGTACACGTACGCATCAATTTGCAGAGTATGTAATATTCTTTTCTCCTTTAAACATGCTTTGTGATACCCCAACGAATTATGAGAAAAATCCTGTTAGTACAGAATTTATTGCTTCTATTCCAACTACGTGGGATGAAACTATTACTGTTGATGGAAAAATAGGAGAGTACATTATTACGGCTCGTAGAAAAGGAAATGACTGGTATATTGGTGGTTTAAATAACTGGGACGCTCGTGAAATAACAATCAATATAAAAGAAATTACAGGGAAATCTGGAAGTGCTACTGTGCTTAAAGATGGACCGAATGCAGATATGAATGGAATTGATTTTGTAAAAAAAACAGAGAATATAAAAGATACGTTTACAGTGCGTATGGCTCCAGGAGGAGGTTTTGTAGTGAAAATATAA